A region from the Nocardia terpenica genome encodes:
- a CDS encoding ABC transporter permease — translation MSSTHWPLPADGAGSVVDERAPAAPRFRVRGTRILLPLLSVVVFVALWQLAASSGLWNETFVPHPMAVWRAAVDLSTTHDGVRGYQDYLLWEHLYMTLRRVLAGIVIGVTAGVALGVAMGTIGWLRSILEPWLTFLRTLPPLAYFFLLVIWLGIDEAPKISLLALAALPAAAIATTTAVMAAPVTLIEAARALGASRAQVIRDVIVPAALPETFTGIRLAVGMAYSSVVAAELFNGMPGIGGVVKDASNYNNTPVVLVGIATIGISGLVIDGLLRAVERRAVPWRGKL, via the coding sequence ATGTCATCGACCCACTGGCCGCTGCCAGCCGACGGCGCCGGCAGTGTCGTCGACGAGCGCGCCCCCGCCGCGCCCCGTTTCCGCGTGCGCGGAACTCGAATCCTGTTGCCGCTGCTGTCGGTTGTCGTCTTTGTCGCCCTGTGGCAGCTCGCCGCGTCCAGCGGTCTGTGGAACGAGACCTTCGTGCCGCATCCGATGGCGGTGTGGCGGGCGGCCGTCGACCTGTCCACCACCCACGACGGGGTCCGCGGCTATCAGGACTATCTGCTGTGGGAGCACCTGTACATGACATTGCGCCGGGTCCTGGCCGGGATCGTGATCGGCGTGACCGCGGGCGTGGCGCTCGGTGTGGCGATGGGGACGATCGGCTGGTTGCGCAGCATCCTCGAGCCGTGGCTGACGTTTCTGCGCACGCTGCCGCCGCTGGCGTATTTCTTCCTGCTGGTGATCTGGCTCGGGATCGACGAGGCGCCCAAGATCAGCCTGCTGGCGCTCGCGGCGCTGCCCGCCGCGGCCATCGCCACCACCACCGCGGTCATGGCCGCGCCGGTCACCCTGATCGAGGCCGCCCGCGCGCTGGGAGCCTCACGCGCACAGGTGATTCGGGATGTGATCGTGCCCGCCGCGCTGCCGGAGACGTTCACCGGAATCCGGCTGGCGGTCGGCATGGCGTACTCGTCGGTGGTCGCGGCGGAGCTGTTCAACGGGATGCCGGGGATCGGCGGCGTGGTGAAGGACGCCAGCAACTACAACAACACGCCCGTGGTGCTGGTCGGCATCGCGACGATCGGCATCTCCGGTCTGGTGATCGATGGTCTGCTGCGCGCGGTGGAGCGGCGCGCGGTGCCGTGGAGAGGAAAGCTATGA
- a CDS encoding S1 family peptidase, protein MSFSRRGAAVAAVVLFGGGVAAPAQAVVGGTDAPASGYPWLAAVGSPAFPVRPQGQFCGGVLIAPDRVLTAAHCAAPGLPLPRALTVTFGRSDMNDSGGTTVGVNAIRVHPGFRVSLFDGDLTYHHDVAVLTLDRPMALPTVEIAAPHGDSGTVVGWGASSDADDSNTRLHSATVPLVGDTACATAYGAEFDPGEAFCAGSDTADTGQYDSGGPLLVDGKVAGITSWGKGAAQPGYPGVYARIPALDF, encoded by the coding sequence ATGTCTTTTTCTCGGCGTGGTGCCGCGGTTGCGGCGGTCGTTCTGTTCGGTGGGGGCGTGGCCGCTCCGGCGCAGGCCGTCGTCGGCGGGACCGATGCTCCGGCGTCGGGGTATCCGTGGCTGGCGGCGGTCGGGTCGCCCGCATTCCCGGTGCGGCCGCAGGGTCAGTTCTGCGGGGGCGTGTTGATCGCCCCGGATCGGGTGCTCACCGCGGCGCACTGCGCCGCGCCGGGGCTGCCGCTGCCGAGGGCGCTGACCGTCACGTTCGGGCGGTCGGATATGAACGACTCCGGTGGAACGACGGTGGGGGTGAACGCGATTCGCGTGCATCCGGGTTTCCGGGTGTCGCTGTTCGACGGGGATCTCACCTACCATCATGATGTCGCCGTGCTCACCCTCGACCGGCCGATGGCGCTGCCGACCGTGGAGATCGCTGCCCCACACGGAGATTCGGGCACGGTCGTGGGATGGGGCGCGAGCTCCGACGCCGACGACTCCAATACCCGCCTGCACTCGGCCACGGTCCCGCTGGTCGGCGATACTGCCTGCGCGACCGCCTACGGGGCGGAGTTCGATCCGGGCGAGGCGTTCTGCGCCGGGTCCGACACCGCCGATACCGGCCAATACGACAGCGGCGGACCGCTTCTCGTCGACGGCAAGGTCGCCGGTATCACCTCGTGGGGCAAAGGCGCTGCCCAACCGGGATATCCGGGGGTCTACGCCCGCATCCCGGCACTGGATTTCTGA
- a CDS encoding ABC transporter ATP-binding protein, translating to MGSTDKGGIRIRRVSHRYGRGGDAVTALGPVDLEVPAGEFLVLVGASGCGKSTLLRLIAGFEAATEGEIEISGAAPVPGGSAGMVFQQPRLFPWKTVGGNIDVALKYAGVPRDRRAQRREELLHRVGLDGTADRRIWEISGGQQQRVAIARALAARNSLLLLDEPFAALDALTRERLQDDLRRVSAEADRTSVFVTHSADEAALLGSRVVVLTKRPGRVALDLPVELPRTGVDPDDLRASSEFLALRREIGRAVKSAAA from the coding sequence ATGGGCTCGACGGATAAGGGCGGCATCAGGATTCGCCGGGTATCGCACCGCTACGGGCGCGGCGGCGACGCCGTCACCGCGCTCGGCCCGGTGGATCTCGAGGTGCCCGCGGGCGAATTCCTGGTCCTGGTGGGCGCTTCCGGATGCGGGAAGAGCACGCTGCTGCGGCTCATCGCCGGATTCGAGGCGGCCACCGAAGGGGAGATCGAGATCTCCGGCGCGGCACCGGTTCCCGGTGGCAGCGCGGGAATGGTGTTTCAGCAGCCCCGGCTGTTCCCGTGGAAGACGGTGGGCGGCAATATCGACGTGGCGCTGAAATACGCTGGCGTGCCGCGGGATCGGCGGGCGCAGCGGCGCGAGGAACTCCTGCACCGGGTGGGTCTGGACGGCACCGCCGATCGCCGGATCTGGGAGATCTCCGGCGGGCAGCAGCAGCGCGTCGCCATTGCCCGCGCGCTGGCGGCGCGGAACTCGCTGCTGCTGCTGGACGAGCCGTTCGCCGCGCTGGACGCGCTCACCCGCGAGCGGTTGCAGGACGATCTGCGCCGGGTCAGCGCGGAGGCCGACCGCACCAGCGTGTTCGTCACGCACAGCGCGGACGAGGCGGCCCTGCTCGGCTCCCGCGTGGTGGTCCTGACCAAGCGGCCCGGCCGCGTCGCGCTGGATCTCCCCGTCGAACTGCCGCGCACCGGCGTCGATCCCGACGATCTGCGAGCATCGTCGGAATTCCTCGCGTTGCGGCGTGAGATCGGCCGGGCGGTGAAGTCGGCGGCGGCCTGA
- a CDS encoding SPFH domain-containing protein: protein MAVLIVAVVLVLLVAVVVFKSIALVPQAEAAVIERLGRYSRTVSGQLTFLVPFADRVRAKVDLRERVVSFPPQPVITQDNLTVQIDSVVYFQVTSPQAAVYEISNYIAAVEQLTITTLRNVVGGMTLEETLTSRDQINSQLRGVLDEATGRWGLRVSRVELKAIDPPPSIQESMEKQMKADREKRAMILTAEGNREAQIKTAEGAKQAQILAAEGSKQSAILSAEGERQSRILRAQGERAASYLQAQGQAKAIEKVFAAIKSGKPTPELLAYQYMQTLPQVAKGDANKVWMVPSDFGKALEGFARNFGTQGEDGVFRYEPSDDGEGAPRPEDDSDEVADWFDIKTDPAAERAVRAAEAAAATPVESPLTAPVRNPALGGGVPNPAQPQPYQQPPQQNYQQPPQRSSEVEGRPWRPPEFPGR, encoded by the coding sequence ATGGCTGTACTGATAGTCGCCGTTGTCCTCGTCCTGTTGGTCGCGGTGGTGGTGTTCAAATCTATTGCGCTGGTGCCGCAGGCCGAGGCCGCGGTCATCGAGCGCCTGGGCCGGTACTCGCGCACCGTGTCCGGACAGCTCACCTTCCTGGTGCCGTTCGCCGACAGAGTCCGCGCCAAGGTGGACTTACGCGAGCGGGTGGTGTCCTTCCCGCCGCAGCCGGTGATCACGCAGGACAACCTGACCGTGCAGATCGACTCGGTGGTGTACTTCCAGGTCACCAGCCCGCAGGCCGCCGTGTACGAGATCAGCAACTACATCGCCGCGGTCGAGCAGCTGACCATCACCACGCTGCGCAACGTGGTCGGCGGCATGACCCTGGAGGAGACGCTGACCTCGCGCGACCAGATCAACTCCCAGCTGCGCGGCGTCCTCGACGAGGCCACCGGCCGCTGGGGCCTGCGCGTGTCGCGAGTCGAGCTCAAGGCCATCGATCCGCCGCCGTCGATCCAGGAATCGATGGAGAAGCAGATGAAGGCCGACCGCGAGAAGCGGGCCATGATCCTCACCGCCGAAGGTAATCGCGAGGCGCAGATCAAGACCGCCGAGGGCGCCAAGCAGGCGCAGATCCTCGCGGCCGAGGGCTCCAAGCAGTCGGCGATCCTGTCCGCGGAAGGTGAACGGCAGAGCCGCATCCTGCGCGCCCAGGGTGAACGCGCCGCCTCCTACCTGCAGGCGCAGGGCCAGGCGAAGGCGATCGAAAAGGTGTTCGCCGCCATCAAGTCCGGCAAGCCCACGCCGGAACTGCTGGCCTACCAGTACATGCAGACGCTGCCGCAGGTCGCCAAGGGCGACGCCAACAAGGTGTGGATGGTGCCCAGCGATTTCGGCAAGGCGCTCGAGGGTTTCGCCCGCAACTTCGGCACCCAGGGCGAGGACGGCGTATTCCGGTACGAGCCCTCCGACGACGGCGAGGGCGCGCCGCGCCCGGAGGACGACTCCGACGAGGTCGCCGACTGGTTCGACATCAAGACCGACCCGGCCGCCGAGCGCGCGGTGCGGGCCGCCGAGGCCGCCGCGGCCACGCCGGTCGAATCGCCGCTCACCGCGCCGGTGCGCAATCCGGCGCTCGGCGGCGGTGTTCCGAATCCGGCGCAGCCGCAGCCCTATCAGCAACCGCCGCAGCAGAACTACCAGCAACCGCCCCAGCGTTCGAGCGAGGTCGAGGGCAGGCCGTGGCGGCCACCGGAGTTCCCGGGCCGTTGA
- a CDS encoding phenylacetate--CoA ligase family protein has product MTDETPEQAAVRLFARVAASVPAYRKFLGEHGIEAESVTTYADFRRLPLLDKPGYVRRYPLPELCRDGRLGEVIALSSGSTGEPTPWPRGRADEHAISARFEQIFRDGFDAGERSTLAVVCFTLGTWVGGLFTLDCVRELADRYPITAVAPGNNKDEIMRVLTRLGSLFDQVVLLGYPPFLKDVIDSGRAAGFDWDRYRVKMVTAGEVFSESWRTLVAERAGMSDPVRDIASLYGTADAGVLGNETPLSVRIRRFLADRPDAARELFGSPRLPTLVQYDPYQRFFEEVDGTLLFSGDSGVPLIRYHIADEGGLIPHDRMLEFVGRHGLRPTATTPELPFVYVFGRSRFTISFYGANIFPENVSVGLEQPTVCDDVTGKFVLESVEDSDHNRLLTIDVELAPGRSASPDLAERVAESIRRELLRLNSEFAHYVPTERQRPVIRLHPHADPEHFPAGVKHRYTRTP; this is encoded by the coding sequence ATGACCGACGAGACACCGGAGCAGGCCGCGGTCCGGCTGTTCGCGCGCGTCGCGGCGAGCGTGCCCGCGTATCGGAAGTTCCTGGGCGAGCACGGAATCGAGGCCGAATCCGTCACCACCTACGCCGATTTCCGGCGGCTGCCGCTGCTGGACAAGCCCGGGTATGTGCGGCGGTATCCGCTGCCGGAGCTGTGTCGCGACGGCCGCCTCGGCGAGGTGATCGCGCTGTCGTCGGGCTCGACCGGGGAGCCGACGCCGTGGCCGCGCGGCCGCGCCGACGAGCATGCCATCAGCGCCCGCTTCGAGCAGATCTTCCGCGACGGATTCGACGCGGGGGAGCGCAGCACCCTGGCCGTGGTGTGTTTCACCCTCGGCACCTGGGTCGGTGGCCTGTTCACGCTGGACTGTGTGCGGGAGCTGGCCGACCGGTATCCGATCACGGCGGTGGCCCCGGGCAACAACAAGGACGAGATCATGCGGGTCCTGACCCGGCTGGGGTCGCTGTTCGATCAGGTTGTGCTGCTCGGGTATCCGCCGTTTCTCAAGGATGTGATCGATAGCGGCCGGGCGGCGGGCTTCGACTGGGACCGGTATCGGGTCAAAATGGTGACCGCCGGTGAGGTGTTCAGCGAATCCTGGCGCACCCTCGTCGCCGAACGCGCGGGAATGAGCGATCCCGTGCGCGATATCGCCTCGCTGTACGGCACCGCGGACGCCGGTGTGCTCGGCAACGAGACGCCGCTGTCGGTGCGGATCCGGCGCTTCCTCGCCGACCGCCCGGACGCCGCCCGCGAACTATTCGGCTCCCCGCGCCTCCCGACCCTCGTCCAATACGACCCTTACCAGCGCTTTTTCGAAGAAGTCGACGGCACGCTGCTGTTCTCCGGCGACAGCGGAGTCCCGCTGATCCGCTACCACATCGCCGACGAGGGCGGCCTGATTCCGCACGACCGCATGCTCGAGTTCGTCGGACGGCACGGCCTGCGCCCGACCGCCACCACCCCCGAACTCCCCTTCGTCTACGTCTTCGGTCGCAGCCGCTTCACGATTTCCTTCTACGGCGCGAACATCTTCCCGGAGAACGTCTCCGTGGGTCTGGAACAGCCCACCGTCTGCGACGACGTCACCGGAAAATTCGTTCTCGAGTCGGTAGAGGACAGCGACCACAACCGCCTCCTGACCATCGATGTCGAACTGGCCCCGGGGCGTTCGGCCAGCCCGGACCTGGCCGAACGGGTGGCGGAGTCGATCCGGCGTGAATTGCTGCGGCTGAACAGCGAATTCGCGCATTATGTGCCGACTGAGCGCCAACGGCCGGTGATCCGGCTCCATCCGCACGCCGACCCTGAGCACTTTCCGGCCGGGGTCAAACACCGCTACACCCGCACCCCCTAA
- a CDS encoding helix-turn-helix transcriptional regulator — MNRTDRLYALVEELRAVAPRRRTARELAARYEVSVRTIERDIAALQQSGVPIYADVGRTGGYTLDKRMSLPPLNFSPAEAVAVGVALRRMRGTPFDTAGASALTKIVTAMSDESADAARDLARMIGVIESIEEPPPAPFAALVCQAVQQRRVIDMSYIDRAGAVTDRAVEPTMLMCGSDGWYLIGWCRLRDGSRVFRLDRITAAALAESIAARPPRPMTGEVPPERVVRTVEF, encoded by the coding sequence ATGAACCGGACGGACCGGCTGTACGCGCTGGTCGAGGAGCTGCGAGCGGTCGCGCCGCGGCGGCGCACCGCACGCGAGCTCGCGGCCCGCTACGAGGTCAGCGTCCGCACCATCGAGCGCGATATCGCGGCACTACAGCAGTCCGGGGTGCCCATCTACGCCGATGTCGGCCGCACCGGCGGCTATACCCTCGACAAGCGGATGTCGCTGCCGCCGCTGAACTTCTCCCCGGCCGAGGCGGTCGCCGTCGGCGTCGCGCTGCGGCGCATGCGCGGCACCCCGTTCGACACCGCCGGAGCGTCGGCGCTGACCAAGATCGTCACCGCCATGTCCGACGAATCCGCCGACGCCGCGCGGGATCTGGCCCGCATGATCGGGGTCATCGAGTCGATCGAGGAACCGCCGCCCGCCCCGTTCGCGGCGCTGGTGTGCCAGGCCGTGCAGCAGCGGCGCGTGATCGACATGTCGTATATCGACCGCGCCGGTGCGGTCACCGACCGCGCGGTCGAGCCGACCATGCTGATGTGCGGCAGCGACGGCTGGTACCTGATCGGGTGGTGTCGGCTGCGGGACGGATCGCGCGTCTTCCGCCTGGACCGGATCACCGCCGCCGCACTGGCCGAATCCATTGCCGCCCGGCCCCCGCGGCCCATGACGGGTGAGGTGCCGCCCGAGCGGGTCGTCCGCACGGTCGAGTTCTGA
- a CDS encoding NfeD family protein: MAAILWLVAGVLLAAAEMLTGDFTLLMLGGAALVTAGVAGVAHTSLVVDAIVFGISALALLFLIRPMLLRRFAVPPPTATNVHALPGKTAKVLETVNEDTGRVKIDGEVWSARSFDPSEEYAEGETVYVMKIDGAHAVVWKGP, encoded by the coding sequence GTGGCCGCAATCCTATGGCTGGTCGCGGGGGTTCTGCTCGCCGCAGCCGAAATGCTCACCGGCGACTTCACGCTGCTCATGCTCGGCGGGGCCGCCCTGGTGACGGCGGGCGTGGCCGGGGTGGCGCACACCTCGCTGGTCGTCGATGCCATCGTCTTCGGCATCTCGGCGCTGGCGCTGCTGTTCCTGATCCGGCCGATGCTGTTGCGGCGCTTCGCCGTTCCGCCGCCGACGGCCACGAACGTGCACGCCCTGCCCGGTAAGACCGCGAAGGTGCTCGAGACCGTCAACGAGGACACCGGCAGGGTGAAGATCGACGGCGAGGTGTGGAGCGCGCGGTCGTTCGATCCGTCCGAAGAGTACGCCGAGGGTGAGACCGTCTACGTCATGAAGATCGACGGCGCGCACGCCGTCGTGTGGAAGGGGCCGTGA
- a CDS encoding TenA family protein, which translates to MTFSAHLEDVGRPWVERQLAHPTVAGIARGDLAEPVFRSWLEQDYLFLLDYVRVFTRLAWQAPAAHLGDLVDLAHATLHDELSLHRSLAAEFGADLDGAVKGEPCVAYTSFLLDSAAAYADGLAALYPCMWGYSTLGAILAETMPAEPRYRRWVQTYADPGFAALTRRCAQMLDEATTDPGRAERLFLEGMRHELAFWDVPN; encoded by the coding sequence ATGACGTTTTCGGCGCATCTCGAGGACGTGGGTCGCCCGTGGGTCGAGCGGCAGCTCGCGCATCCGACGGTGGCCGGGATCGCCCGAGGTGACCTGGCGGAACCGGTGTTTCGGTCCTGGCTGGAACAGGACTACCTGTTCCTGCTCGACTACGTCCGCGTCTTCACCCGCCTGGCCTGGCAGGCGCCCGCGGCACACCTGGGCGATCTGGTGGATCTGGCGCACGCCACCTTGCACGACGAATTGTCGCTGCACCGATCGCTGGCCGCCGAGTTCGGGGCCGACCTCGACGGCGCGGTGAAAGGCGAACCGTGCGTGGCGTATACGAGCTTCCTGCTCGACTCGGCCGCCGCCTACGCCGACGGCCTGGCGGCCCTGTACCCGTGCATGTGGGGCTACTCCACCCTCGGCGCCATCCTGGCCGAGACCATGCCCGCGGAGCCGCGCTATCGCCGCTGGGTGCAGACCTACGCCGATCCCGGGTTCGCCGCCCTGACCCGCCGCTGCGCCCAGATGCTCGACGAGGCCACCACCGACCCCGGCCGGGCCGAGCGACTGTTCCTGGAGGGCATGCGCCACGAGCTGGCCTTCTGGGACGTCCCGAACTGA
- a CDS encoding VOC family protein, with translation MTPEYDTVAWFQIGSPDPDAAQRFYGELFGWTARHDPTSGASYRLLTARDAQAPTGGITAVDDADTAYATFAVLVRDVAAVCTRATELGGKVLVAPATVPSGLESAELLDTDGNRFVVFTPPAR, from the coding sequence ATGACCCCCGAGTACGACACCGTCGCCTGGTTCCAGATCGGCAGCCCCGATCCCGATGCGGCGCAACGTTTCTACGGCGAGCTGTTCGGCTGGACCGCCCGCCACGACCCCACCAGCGGCGCGAGCTACCGGCTGCTCACCGCCCGCGACGCGCAGGCCCCCACCGGCGGCATCACCGCGGTCGACGACGCCGACACGGCGTACGCCACCTTCGCGGTGCTGGTGCGCGATGTGGCGGCGGTCTGCACCCGCGCCACCGAGCTCGGCGGCAAGGTGCTGGTCGCGCCCGCCACCGTGCCGAGCGGGCTGGAGTCGGCCGAACTGCTCGACACCGACGGCAACCGGTTCGTCGTGTTCACGCCCCCGGCGCGGTGA
- a CDS encoding taurine ABC transporter substrate-binding protein gives MRYRSLSPARALRWAAALAAGALLVAGCAIDRSGAASGRPTIRLAYQTFPSGDLIVKHNRWLENALPGYNIRWTKFDSGADVNTAFLARQIDIGAIGSSPVARGLSAPLHIPYQVAFVLDVAGDNEALVARDGSGVQTIADLRGKRIGTAFASTAHYSLLAALRQNGLSAGDVKLVDLQPQTSLAAWERGDIDAVYTWLPTLDQLRKTGKDLITSRRLATAGKPTLDLGVVATEFARTHPDVIEAWRTAEVRALRTIHDHPDEASRAVAAEIGIGTDDAARQLRQGVFLTRDQLVSPAWLGTDGAAGDVAVSLHSAAEFLADQKQIDAAPPEQTFRDAVYVKGLPNGLDG, from the coding sequence ATGAGATACCGGTCGTTGTCACCGGCCCGCGCGCTGCGGTGGGCGGCGGCGCTGGCGGCGGGCGCGCTGCTCGTGGCGGGCTGCGCCATCGATCGTTCGGGGGCCGCGTCCGGCAGGCCCACCATTCGCCTTGCGTACCAGACGTTTCCGAGCGGCGATCTGATCGTCAAGCACAATCGGTGGCTGGAGAACGCGCTGCCCGGCTACAACATCCGGTGGACCAAGTTCGACTCCGGCGCGGATGTGAACACGGCCTTCCTCGCCCGGCAGATCGATATCGGCGCGATCGGGTCCAGCCCGGTGGCGCGCGGATTGTCCGCCCCGCTGCACATTCCGTATCAGGTCGCGTTCGTGCTGGACGTGGCGGGCGACAACGAGGCACTGGTGGCGCGCGACGGCTCCGGCGTCCAGACGATCGCGGACCTGCGCGGCAAGCGGATCGGGACGGCGTTCGCGTCGACCGCGCACTACAGCCTGCTCGCCGCGCTGCGGCAGAACGGGTTGAGCGCAGGCGACGTCAAGCTGGTGGATCTGCAACCGCAGACCTCGCTGGCCGCCTGGGAGCGCGGCGATATCGACGCGGTCTACACCTGGCTGCCCACGCTCGACCAGTTGCGCAAGACGGGGAAGGATCTGATCACCAGCCGCCGGCTGGCGACCGCGGGCAAACCGACGCTCGATCTCGGCGTGGTGGCAACGGAATTCGCGCGGACGCACCCGGACGTGATCGAGGCCTGGCGCACCGCCGAGGTGCGGGCGCTGCGCACGATCCACGACCACCCCGACGAGGCGAGCCGGGCGGTCGCCGCCGAGATCGGTATCGGAACCGACGACGCGGCCCGGCAGTTGCGGCAGGGCGTATTCCTCACCAGGGACCAGCTCGTCTCCCCCGCATGGCTCGGAACCGACGGCGCCGCAGGCGATGTCGCGGTGAGCCTGCACAGCGCGGCCGAATTCCTGGCCGACCAGAAGCAGATCGATGCGGCGCCGCCGGAGCAGACGTTCCGGGATGCCGTGTATGTCAAAGGATTGCCGAATGGGCTCGACGGATAA
- a CDS encoding DUF3097 domain-containing protein, translated as MSTRDYGDIFSGHSRKQKRAIPQVVAEREVVAEDAASGFCGAVVGFERTYDGDFVKLEDRHGAVRLFALREAAFLIDGQPVTLVRPTVTAPAEPTRSASGSTRVQGLRARVARASRIWVEGVHDAALVERVWGHDLRVEGVVVEHLEGLDNLAERLTDFGPGPGRRVGVLVDHLVTGSKETSLTTGLGPHVLVTGHPYIDVWQAVRPDAVGIRAWPEVPRGEDWKIGVCRRLGWGTPQDGWRRVYNAVDSFRDLESPLIGAMERLIDFVTEPD; from the coding sequence GTGAGTACGCGGGACTACGGGGATATATTTTCGGGGCATAGCAGGAAGCAGAAGCGCGCGATACCGCAGGTGGTGGCGGAGCGGGAGGTGGTGGCCGAGGACGCCGCGAGCGGATTCTGCGGCGCGGTGGTCGGTTTCGAGCGCACCTACGACGGCGATTTCGTGAAGCTCGAGGACCGGCACGGCGCGGTGCGGCTGTTCGCGCTGCGGGAGGCGGCCTTTCTCATCGACGGGCAGCCGGTCACCCTGGTCCGGCCGACGGTCACCGCGCCCGCCGAGCCGACCCGCTCGGCATCCGGCTCGACGCGGGTGCAGGGGCTGCGGGCCCGGGTGGCGCGGGCCAGCCGCATCTGGGTGGAGGGCGTGCACGACGCGGCCCTGGTCGAGCGGGTGTGGGGGCACGACCTGCGGGTGGAAGGGGTGGTCGTGGAACATCTCGAGGGCCTGGACAATCTGGCCGAGCGGCTCACCGACTTCGGCCCCGGACCCGGCCGCCGGGTGGGCGTTCTCGTCGACCACCTGGTGACCGGGTCCAAGGAGACCTCGCTGACCACCGGCCTGGGCCCGCACGTGCTGGTCACCGGTCATCCCTATATCGATGTCTGGCAGGCCGTGCGCCCGGACGCGGTCGGCATCCGGGCCTGGCCCGAGGTCCCGCGCGGCGAGGACTGGAAGATTGGCGTGTGCCGACGGCTGGGCTGGGGCACACCCCAGGACGGCTGGCGGCGCGTCTACAACGCCGTCGACTCCTTCCGCGACCTGGAGTCCCCCCTGATCGGCGCGATGGAACGCCTCATCGACTTCGTCACCGAACCGGACTGA
- a CDS encoding extracellular catalytic domain type 2 short-chain-length polyhydroxyalkanoate depolymerase — MKFLRTLSLLAAGFALSLMNVPAQAGLPTPTPGTLGRYSIGAVYAAGVSSGGYLADQLHVAYSGTFSGAGIFTAGPYHCAQGQLTTAQLACMNTAMPDNLPALEQTARQRSDSGSIDSVQNLGGHKVWIYHGTSDTTVQQPVTDDLARFYRDFGASVTYANTSAAGHAWVTPLGPNACSVTQPPYLNNCGDDPENAMLSTLLGSVRPATTNLTGTLISFDQSPYAPGGDPSSISMGGTGFAYVPTACRTGSCTLLVALHGCNQNYDNAAIGTAFPADAHLNEYADTNNMIVLYPQATASLTTSNPQACWNWWGYGGDASYDQHGGQQIETIMSMVRTLTGAR; from the coding sequence GTGAAGTTCCTTCGTACCCTGTCGCTGCTGGCCGCGGGTTTCGCCTTATCGCTGATGAATGTTCCTGCGCAAGCGGGTCTTCCGACTCCGACGCCGGGGACGCTGGGTAGGTACAGCATCGGGGCGGTCTATGCGGCCGGGGTGTCGTCGGGCGGCTATCTGGCCGATCAGCTGCATGTCGCCTACTCCGGAACCTTTTCCGGCGCAGGCATTTTCACCGCCGGGCCGTATCACTGCGCGCAGGGGCAGCTGACCACCGCGCAGCTGGCGTGCATGAATACCGCCATGCCCGACAACCTGCCCGCCCTGGAGCAGACCGCCCGCCAGCGCTCCGATTCCGGGTCGATCGATTCGGTACAGAACCTCGGCGGGCACAAGGTGTGGATCTACCACGGCACCAGCGATACGACGGTGCAGCAGCCCGTCACCGATGATCTGGCCCGGTTCTACCGGGACTTCGGCGCATCGGTGACCTATGCGAACACCTCGGCCGCCGGGCACGCCTGGGTGACCCCGCTCGGTCCCAACGCCTGCTCGGTCACCCAGCCGCCGTATCTGAACAACTGCGGCGACGACCCCGAGAATGCCATGCTGAGCACGCTGCTCGGCAGTGTGCGGCCCGCGACCACGAACCTCACCGGGACCCTGATCAGTTTCGATCAGAGCCCCTATGCGCCGGGCGGCGATCCGAGCTCGATCAGTATGGGCGGCACCGGATTCGCCTATGTGCCGACGGCGTGCCGCACCGGCAGTTGCACCCTCCTGGTCGCCCTGCACGGCTGCAATCAGAACTACGACAATGCCGCCATCGGCACCGCGTTCCCGGCCGACGCCCACCTCAACGAGTACGCCGACACCAACAACATGATCGTCCTGTACCCCCAGGCCACGGCCAGCCTCACCACCTCCAACCCGCAAGCCTGCTGGAACTGGTGGGGATACGGCGGCGACGCCTCCTACGACCAGCACGGCGGCCAGCAGATCGAAACCATCATGAGCATGGTCCGAACGCTGACCGGTGCCCGTTAG